In Arthrobacter sp. UKPF54-2, the following are encoded in one genomic region:
- a CDS encoding GNAT family N-acetyltransferase, producing MSLDAMVEDTTHLLEVWVAGWAGCRGYETRREGRFPAALRADTTHEWEYFAHDPSDSEFADLAVKTAEVPARILTILTNNVPRYTSLAAQHGLNVTSATQTMMIVDMETQDAEDPWLPDDDLRWVPSTAGGVHHAVVYAGDEVAASGRVFVADHTAVFDRIVTEPGFQRRGLGSFIMRALAAQAFEHDVEGGLLLASLDGQQLYSHLGWTTVCHVLMLSSSDEGADLSVE from the coding sequence ATGAGTCTTGACGCCATGGTTGAAGACACCACCCACCTCCTTGAGGTCTGGGTTGCCGGGTGGGCCGGTTGCCGGGGTTACGAGACCCGCAGGGAGGGCCGTTTCCCTGCGGCGCTGAGAGCGGACACCACCCACGAATGGGAGTATTTCGCCCATGATCCCTCGGATTCGGAGTTTGCTGACCTGGCCGTCAAGACCGCCGAGGTCCCGGCCCGGATCCTCACGATCCTCACCAACAATGTGCCCCGCTACACGTCCCTGGCCGCGCAGCACGGGCTGAACGTCACCTCCGCGACGCAGACCATGATGATCGTGGACATGGAGACCCAGGACGCCGAGGACCCCTGGCTTCCGGACGACGACCTCAGGTGGGTGCCCTCAACCGCGGGCGGCGTGCACCACGCCGTCGTCTATGCCGGCGACGAGGTCGCTGCCAGCGGGCGGGTGTTCGTCGCCGACCACACCGCCGTCTTCGACCGGATCGTCACGGAACCCGGCTTCCAGCGTCGGGGGCTCGGCAGTTTCATCATGCGGGCCTTGGCCGCGCAGGCCTTCGAGCACGACGTCGAAGGCGGACTCCTGCTGGCCTCGCTGGACGGCCAGCAGCTGTACTCACATCTGGGCTGGACCACGGTGTGCCACGTGCTGATGCTCTCTTCCTCGGATGAGGGCGCCGACCTTTCCGTGGAGTGA
- a CDS encoding rhodanese-related sulfurtransferase, whose protein sequence is MNRIVLFYGFTPIADPDAVRLWQRALCEKYGLIGRIIISKDGINATVGGEIGAVKQYVKTTREYKGFRGIDVKWSDGGAEDFPRLSVKVREEIVSFGAPGELKVDENGVVGGGTHLAPEELHRLVEEKKQAGDEVVFFDGRNGFEAQIGKFKDAVVPDVATTHDFIKELDSGKYDALKDKPVVTYCTGGIRCEVLSSLMVNRGFKEVYQLDGGIVRYGEAFKDQGLWEGSLYVFDKRMHLEFSEDAKTIGQCVRCEMPTSKFENCSNPSCRTLTLYCADCASDPATLRCPDGCAA, encoded by the coding sequence GTGAATCGAATTGTGCTCTTCTACGGTTTTACCCCGATCGCGGACCCGGACGCCGTCCGGCTCTGGCAGCGGGCCCTCTGCGAGAAATACGGGCTGATCGGCCGGATCATCATCTCCAAAGACGGCATCAACGCCACGGTCGGCGGCGAGATCGGGGCCGTCAAGCAGTACGTCAAGACGACCCGCGAATACAAGGGCTTCCGTGGGATCGACGTGAAATGGTCCGACGGCGGGGCCGAGGACTTCCCCCGGCTCAGCGTGAAAGTACGCGAGGAGATTGTCTCCTTCGGCGCCCCCGGAGAGCTCAAGGTGGACGAAAACGGCGTCGTCGGCGGCGGCACACACCTTGCCCCCGAGGAACTGCACCGGCTGGTCGAGGAGAAGAAGCAGGCCGGCGACGAGGTGGTGTTCTTCGACGGACGCAACGGCTTCGAGGCCCAAATCGGCAAGTTCAAGGACGCGGTGGTCCCCGATGTTGCGACCACCCACGATTTCATCAAGGAACTCGACTCGGGCAAGTACGATGCCCTCAAGGACAAGCCGGTGGTCACCTATTGCACCGGCGGCATCCGCTGCGAGGTCCTCTCCAGCCTCATGGTCAACCGCGGCTTCAAAGAGGTTTACCAGCTCGACGGCGGGATCGTCCGCTACGGCGAGGCGTTCAAGGACCAGGGACTCTGGGAAGGATCGCTCTACGTCTTCGACAAGCGCATGCACCTCGAGTTCAGCGAGGACGCCAAAACGATCGGCCAGTGCGTCCGCTGCGAAATGCCCACGAGCAAATTCGAGAACTGCTCCAACCCGAGCTGCCGCACCCTGACCCTCTACTGCGCCGACTGCGCCTCGGACCCGGCGACGCTGCGCTGCCCGGACGGCTGCGCCGCCTGA
- a CDS encoding DUF6023 family protein — protein MPPAQAPRPQRSRGAVAAVALAAVVACGLSACEYEYDDGLSADDLPSPSVTYTDAALPQDPAMNQPVTGADLNHWVAEVLPEIHGQVFHTGYGLLDAGATRNETTTQLPSGTYALTLVCRSTRRVSFTIRNQESILVDLSLRCGTSRVNVVQLSADTVLSVRIESLAPANFAYRVSRL, from the coding sequence ATGCCCCCCGCGCAGGCACCCCGGCCGCAGCGGTCGCGCGGCGCAGTTGCCGCCGTCGCGCTTGCCGCCGTAGTGGCCTGCGGGCTGTCGGCTTGCGAGTATGAGTACGACGACGGGCTGTCCGCCGACGACCTGCCGTCCCCGTCGGTGACCTATACCGACGCGGCGCTACCGCAGGATCCCGCCATGAACCAGCCGGTGACCGGGGCGGACCTGAACCACTGGGTCGCGGAGGTGCTGCCGGAGATCCATGGCCAGGTTTTTCACACCGGCTACGGGCTGCTGGACGCCGGGGCCACACGCAACGAAACCACAACGCAGCTGCCGAGCGGGACCTACGCCCTGACGCTGGTCTGCCGGAGCACCCGGAGGGTGTCCTTCACCATCCGGAACCAGGAGAGCATCCTGGTGGATTTGAGCCTGCGGTGCGGCACCTCGCGGGTCAACGTGGTCCAGCTCTCCGCGGACACGGTGCTGAGTGTCCGGATCGAGTCGCTGGCGCCGGCGAACTTCGCCTACCGCGTCAGCCGGCTCTGA
- a CDS encoding MerR family transcriptional regulator — protein MEWSVQQIAKLAGTTSRTLRHYDGVGLLKPSRTGDNGYRYYDQPALLRLQRILLLRELGLGLPAIAEVLAQERPAETALASHLEWLKQEQDRLARQIASVQHTIEAVQAGKEIMAEKMFDGFDHTRYQKEVEERWGQDAYAQGDAWWRGMGAADKEAWKRASRQLSDDWAAAAESGAAPDSPEAQDLARRQVEWLTAIPGTPAAAGANLKDYVSGLGEMYVADPRFAANYGGAAGAAFVREALQAYAQKRL, from the coding sequence GTGGAGTGGTCCGTCCAGCAGATCGCGAAGCTAGCCGGCACCACGAGCCGGACGCTGCGGCACTACGACGGCGTCGGGCTGCTCAAGCCCAGCCGCACCGGGGACAACGGCTACCGCTACTACGACCAGCCCGCCCTGCTCCGGCTGCAGCGCATCCTGCTCCTGCGCGAACTCGGCCTGGGCCTGCCGGCGATCGCCGAGGTCCTCGCCCAGGAGCGGCCGGCGGAAACCGCGCTGGCAAGCCACCTCGAGTGGCTGAAGCAGGAGCAGGACCGGCTGGCCCGGCAGATCGCGTCGGTCCAGCACACCATCGAGGCAGTGCAGGCAGGAAAGGAAATCATGGCAGAGAAGATGTTCGACGGCTTCGACCACACCCGGTACCAGAAGGAGGTGGAGGAACGCTGGGGCCAGGACGCCTACGCACAGGGCGACGCCTGGTGGCGCGGCATGGGTGCGGCGGACAAGGAGGCCTGGAAGCGGGCGTCCCGGCAGCTCAGCGACGACTGGGCCGCGGCGGCGGAATCGGGTGCGGCCCCGGACAGCCCGGAGGCGCAGGACCTGGCCCGGCGCCAGGTCGAGTGGCTCACCGCCATTCCGGGGACCCCGGCCGCAGCCGGCGCGAACCTAAAGGACTACGTGTCCGGCCTCGGCGAGATGTACGTGGCGGATCCGCGCTTCGCCGCGAACTATGGCGGCGCCGCCGGAGCGGCGTTCGTGCGGGAAGCGCTGCAGGCCTACGCACAGAAGCGCCTCTGA
- a CDS encoding methyltransferase, which translates to MTPSTLFTSGNTPDAPRSDLPDLLRALAEDLRRTGYTVDGVAGLLGPAAHAALARDQLIPALIATEAAAGEETTAALAAVVRLWLLAEPQPAGTLDAALPGIRTAGLLELGLVEPAGEGRVQAKVDLRPYGWEGSSDDGAQGEDTVSSGGAELWVASDLAAHQRPGVLRHDHVLGIGQASTTLVQVTARRHVARALDLGTGCGIQTFHLLHHAEHVTATDISDRALAFTRFNLLLNAEALHLDPAALEARVSLRLGSMLDPVAGEEFELVVSNPPFVITPRSPGEAAADQFTYRDGGLPGDDIVAALVRDLPTVLSPGGTAQLLGNWEIRAGAAWADRPQSWVSPDADAWFIQREQVSPEQYAETWLQDASEARDRRLYQDSYAAYLNDFAARDVAAIGFGMIWLRRPAAGARPVISRFEEISYPIEQPVGPHLGAAVERADWLAAHELESAHLLVADDVTEERHQRPGAEHPGVILLRQGAGLRRTNLLSTELAGFVSACDGELSVGQIIGALEALLGGYEGYDSGAFREGLLNEVANLVRDGFLLPA; encoded by the coding sequence GTGACCCCCTCAACGCTCTTCACGTCCGGCAACACCCCCGACGCTCCCCGCAGCGACCTCCCGGACCTGCTCCGGGCGCTCGCGGAGGACCTGCGCCGGACCGGCTACACGGTCGACGGCGTCGCCGGTCTGCTCGGGCCCGCCGCCCACGCGGCGCTGGCCCGGGACCAGCTCATCCCGGCCCTGATCGCCACCGAAGCCGCCGCCGGCGAAGAGACGACGGCGGCGCTCGCCGCCGTCGTCCGCCTCTGGCTGCTGGCCGAGCCGCAGCCGGCCGGAACCCTCGACGCAGCCCTGCCGGGCATCCGCACGGCGGGGCTGCTGGAGCTGGGCCTCGTGGAGCCGGCCGGGGAAGGCCGGGTGCAGGCAAAGGTGGACCTCCGCCCGTATGGCTGGGAGGGCAGTTCAGACGACGGCGCGCAGGGCGAAGATACCGTCAGCAGCGGCGGCGCCGAGCTCTGGGTGGCCAGCGACCTGGCCGCGCACCAACGCCCGGGCGTGCTGCGCCACGACCACGTCCTGGGGATCGGGCAGGCGTCCACCACCCTGGTGCAGGTCACTGCCCGCCGGCACGTGGCCCGCGCCCTGGACCTCGGCACCGGCTGCGGCATCCAGACCTTCCACCTCCTGCACCATGCCGAGCACGTCACGGCCACCGACATCTCCGACCGGGCGCTCGCGTTTACCCGCTTCAACCTGCTGCTGAACGCGGAGGCGCTGCACCTTGACCCCGCCGCCTTGGAGGCCCGGGTGAGCCTGCGGCTGGGCTCGATGCTGGATCCCGTGGCGGGGGAGGAGTTCGAGCTGGTGGTCTCCAACCCGCCGTTCGTGATCACGCCGCGCAGCCCCGGGGAGGCCGCGGCGGACCAGTTCACCTACCGCGACGGCGGCCTGCCGGGCGACGACATCGTTGCCGCGCTGGTGCGGGACCTTCCGACCGTCCTGAGCCCCGGCGGAACGGCCCAACTGCTCGGCAACTGGGAGATCCGGGCCGGCGCCGCGTGGGCGGACCGGCCGCAGTCCTGGGTCAGCCCGGACGCGGACGCCTGGTTCATCCAGCGCGAGCAGGTCAGCCCCGAGCAGTACGCCGAGACGTGGCTGCAGGACGCCTCGGAGGCCCGCGACCGGCGGCTCTACCAAGACTCCTACGCCGCCTACCTCAATGACTTCGCGGCCCGGGACGTGGCGGCCATCGGCTTCGGGATGATCTGGCTGCGGCGACCCGCGGCCGGCGCCCGGCCGGTGATCTCCCGCTTCGAGGAGATCAGCTACCCGATCGAACAGCCCGTCGGCCCGCACCTGGGCGCCGCCGTCGAGCGCGCCGACTGGCTCGCCGCCCACGAGCTGGAATCCGCGCACCTGCTCGTCGCCGACGACGTCACGGAGGAACGGCACCAGCGTCCCGGCGCCGAACACCCCGGCGTCATCCTGCTGCGCCAGGGCGCCGGGCTGCGCCGCACCAACCTGCTCAGCACCGAGCTGGCCGGCTTTGTCTCAGCGTGCGACGGCGAGCTCTCCGTCGGGCAGATCATCGGCGCCCTTGAGGCCCTGCTGGGCGGGTACGAGGGCTACGACAGCGGGGCGTTCCGCGAGGGACTCCTCAACGAGGTGGCCAACCTGGTGCGCGACGGCTTCCTGCTCCCCGCCTGA
- a CDS encoding helix-turn-helix transcriptional regulator translates to MNAEIPKAELSAAPAAKRRQRPEKKVEITDPKAIRALAHAARLEVISELYSTQVSRTATELAAQTGLTPSAMSYHLRALQKWGIVVPAATAGDARERRWKAAGTDFTIHSLGGVASGELAVVDLELDAYRRRVLAYAKARNERREAGDTAEGPSAVVLASNLLYLTPAQRAELNERLFDLLKDYELEDPDRVPEGAERMATMWSMIPDDRGKAAPAS, encoded by the coding sequence GTGAATGCAGAAATCCCGAAGGCGGAACTGTCCGCCGCTCCGGCCGCCAAGCGACGGCAGCGTCCGGAGAAGAAGGTCGAGATCACCGACCCGAAGGCGATCCGGGCCCTGGCCCACGCCGCGAGGCTCGAGGTGATTTCCGAGCTGTATTCCACCCAGGTCAGCCGGACCGCCACTGAACTGGCTGCCCAGACCGGCCTGACCCCCAGTGCCATGAGCTACCACCTGCGCGCCCTGCAGAAGTGGGGCATTGTGGTGCCGGCCGCCACGGCCGGCGACGCCCGGGAGCGCCGCTGGAAAGCCGCCGGCACCGACTTCACCATCCACTCGCTCGGGGGAGTGGCCAGCGGGGAACTCGCGGTTGTCGACCTCGAACTCGATGCCTACCGCCGCCGGGTTCTTGCGTACGCCAAGGCCCGCAATGAACGGCGCGAGGCCGGCGACACGGCCGAGGGCCCGTCCGCGGTGGTGCTGGCCAGCAACCTGCTGTACCTGACACCCGCCCAGCGCGCGGAACTGAACGAGAGGCTTTTTGACCTCCTGAAGGACTACGAGCTCGAGGACCCGGACCGGGTGCCCGAGGGCGCGGAGCGGATGGCCACCATGTGGTCCATGATTCCGGACGACCGGGGCAAGGCCGCGCCGGCTTCCTGA
- the topA gene encoding type I DNA topoisomerase yields MPSKAPTGKKLVIVESPAKSKTIAKYLGEGFIVEASIGHIRDLPQPSELPADLKKTPLGKFAVDIEHDFKPYYVVSPDKKKKVAELKAQLKGADALYLATDGDREGEAIAWHLLEVLKPKVPVYRMTFGEITKEAIHRAMDNLRDVDQDLVDAQETRRVLDRLYGYEISPVLWRKVARGLSAGRVQSVVTRMVVDRERERMAFKAASYWDLTGQFGAESGSFKAKLASVDGAKVASGRDFNDDGELTSRNVVHLDEELATSLSAGLQTADFRVRSVDTKPYTRRPAAPFTTSTLQQEAGRKLRFSSKSTMQVAQRLYENGYITYMRTDSNALSNEAITAARRQASELYGPEYVPASPRVYSGKAANAQEAHEAIRPAGDSFRTPAQVAKQLSGDEFRLYELIWKRTVASQMADAKGSTATIRLGAVATDGRDAEFSASGTVITFPGFLAAYEEGKDESRGDEDSEEARRLPNVAKDDALTASEIIAVGHETSPPPRYTEASLTAELEKKGIGRPSTYASTISTIQDRGYVRKQGSALVPSWIAFSVIRLLEQHFHDYVDYDFTADMEADLDKIANGQEAGPAWLKHFYFGADSEPGLLSIVNNLGEIDAREINSIPITDGITLRVGKFGPYLESSVPTVDPKTGEVVESARANVPEDLAPDELTAAKAIELMETAAPEERVLGTDPHTGHTIVAKNGRYGAYVTEVIPEMTDEQLANQPVEYYKNGKPKPPKKPVKAKPRTGSLFASMGVDTITLDEALQLMSLPRVLGQDAEGNPITVQNGRFGPYLKKGTDSRSIGSEEEIFTITLEQALEIYSQPKQRGARAAVPPLAEFGPDPVSEKNIVVKEGRFGPYITDGITNITVPRSTSIEELTREQAVELLAEKRAKGPVKRTTTARKAPARKKAPAKK; encoded by the coding sequence GTGCCAAGCAAGGCCCCCACCGGCAAGAAACTCGTGATTGTGGAGTCTCCCGCCAAGAGCAAGACCATCGCCAAGTACCTGGGCGAGGGCTTCATCGTTGAGGCCTCCATCGGTCACATCCGCGACCTTCCGCAGCCCTCGGAGCTCCCTGCAGACCTGAAGAAAACGCCGCTGGGCAAGTTCGCCGTCGATATCGAGCACGACTTCAAGCCGTATTACGTGGTGTCCCCGGACAAGAAGAAAAAGGTCGCCGAACTCAAGGCCCAGCTCAAGGGCGCCGACGCGCTCTACCTCGCAACCGATGGGGACCGCGAGGGCGAGGCCATCGCGTGGCACCTGCTGGAAGTCCTCAAGCCCAAGGTGCCGGTCTACCGGATGACCTTCGGTGAAATCACCAAGGAAGCCATCCACCGCGCCATGGACAACCTGCGCGACGTGGACCAGGACCTCGTGGACGCGCAGGAAACCCGCCGCGTGCTGGACCGCCTGTACGGTTACGAAATTTCGCCGGTGCTCTGGCGCAAGGTGGCCCGCGGCCTCTCCGCCGGCCGCGTGCAGTCCGTCGTGACCCGCATGGTCGTGGACCGCGAACGCGAACGGATGGCCTTCAAAGCGGCCTCCTACTGGGACCTCACCGGCCAGTTCGGCGCCGAGTCCGGCTCCTTCAAGGCCAAGCTTGCCTCCGTCGACGGCGCCAAGGTCGCCAGCGGCCGGGACTTCAACGACGACGGCGAGCTGACCTCCCGCAACGTTGTGCACCTCGACGAGGAGCTCGCCACCTCGCTCTCCGCCGGACTGCAGACCGCGGACTTCCGGGTCCGCTCCGTCGACACGAAGCCCTACACCCGCCGTCCCGCGGCGCCGTTCACCACCTCCACGCTGCAGCAGGAGGCCGGCCGCAAGCTGCGCTTCTCCTCCAAGAGCACCATGCAGGTGGCCCAGCGGCTTTACGAAAACGGCTACATCACCTATATGCGTACGGACTCGAACGCGCTGAGCAACGAGGCCATCACCGCCGCGCGGCGACAGGCCTCGGAGCTGTACGGTCCGGAGTATGTCCCGGCCTCGCCCCGCGTCTACAGCGGCAAGGCAGCCAACGCGCAGGAGGCCCACGAGGCCATCCGTCCCGCCGGTGACTCCTTCCGCACCCCGGCGCAGGTCGCCAAGCAGCTCTCCGGCGACGAGTTCCGCCTCTACGAGCTGATCTGGAAGCGCACCGTCGCCTCGCAGATGGCCGACGCCAAGGGCTCGACGGCGACCATCCGCCTCGGCGCCGTTGCCACCGACGGCAGGGACGCGGAGTTCTCCGCCTCCGGCACCGTGATCACCTTCCCGGGCTTCCTCGCCGCCTACGAAGAAGGCAAGGACGAGAGCCGCGGGGACGAGGACTCCGAGGAAGCGCGCCGGCTGCCCAACGTGGCCAAGGACGACGCGCTCACCGCCTCCGAGATCATCGCCGTCGGGCATGAGACCTCGCCGCCGCCGCGCTACACCGAAGCGTCGCTGACCGCGGAACTGGAAAAGAAGGGCATCGGCCGCCCGTCGACCTACGCCTCCACGATCTCCACCATCCAGGACCGCGGCTACGTCCGGAAGCAGGGCTCCGCGCTGGTCCCGAGCTGGATCGCGTTCTCCGTGATCCGGCTGCTGGAGCAGCACTTCCACGACTATGTGGACTACGACTTCACGGCCGACATGGAAGCGGACCTGGACAAGATCGCCAACGGCCAGGAGGCCGGACCCGCCTGGCTCAAGCACTTCTACTTCGGTGCCGATTCCGAGCCCGGGCTGCTGAGCATCGTCAACAACCTCGGCGAGATCGACGCCCGTGAAATCAACTCCATCCCGATCACCGACGGGATCACGCTGCGGGTCGGCAAGTTCGGCCCGTACCTGGAAAGCTCGGTCCCCACCGTGGACCCTAAGACCGGCGAGGTCGTCGAATCCGCCCGCGCCAACGTCCCCGAGGATCTGGCCCCGGACGAGCTCACCGCTGCCAAGGCCATCGAGCTGATGGAGACCGCCGCGCCCGAGGAACGCGTGCTCGGCACGGACCCGCACACCGGACACACCATCGTGGCCAAGAACGGCCGCTACGGTGCGTACGTCACCGAGGTCATCCCCGAAATGACCGACGAACAGCTCGCCAACCAGCCGGTCGAGTACTACAAGAACGGCAAGCCGAAGCCGCCCAAGAAGCCCGTCAAGGCCAAGCCCCGCACCGGCTCGCTGTTTGCGTCGATGGGCGTGGACACCATCACCCTGGACGAGGCCCTGCAGCTGATGAGCCTGCCGCGCGTGCTCGGCCAGGACGCCGAAGGCAACCCCATCACCGTGCAGAACGGCCGGTTCGGGCCGTACCTGAAGAAGGGCACAGACTCCCGCTCCATCGGGTCGGAGGAGGAAATCTTCACCATCACGCTGGAGCAGGCACTGGAGATCTACTCCCAGCCCAAGCAGCGTGGTGCCCGCGCCGCTGTCCCGCCGCTGGCCGAGTTCGGTCCGGACCCGGTCTCGGAGAAGAACATCGTGGTGAAGGAAGGCCGCTTCGGCCCGTACATCACCGACGGCATCACCAACATAACCGTGCCGCGGTCCACCTCCATCGAGGAACTGACCCGGGAACAGGCCGTTGAACTTCTCGCCGAGAAGCGCGCCAAGGGCCCGGTCAAGCGGACGACGACGGCGCGCAAGGCCCCGGCCCGCAAGAAGGCCCCCGCGAAAAAGTAA
- a CDS encoding type IV toxin-antitoxin system AbiEi family antitoxin domain-containing protein encodes MAYPVAEPEDPLAAEWAGFAKSGPSATVQEPPAAALAAKLPEAANLWRTEELLDRGLSARQILQLTRAGVLVRLRRGCYVRRSFWARLEADGASRCRIEAYAHRCLTSSTGAYVFSHTTAARLHGLCLWQVGDTIHLTVPFLPSAGGHANDVKAHTRPLAPDDVVHLQGHRVTSLARTAADSCLVLNYSQGLILMDHALRLGADRGALEAECARLRGAPGVATLKKVLSHADPLSESPGETLARDLIRRLRLPPPVLQLEVRTRLGTCRLDCAWPESRVALEFDGQRKYFDYAPTAEVIFAERRREKALMEMGWKFIRIEWRDLFREHELKARLLRLLEP; translated from the coding sequence ATGGCATACCCCGTCGCCGAGCCTGAGGATCCCCTCGCCGCAGAGTGGGCCGGTTTTGCGAAGTCAGGCCCTTCAGCCACGGTCCAAGAGCCCCCGGCAGCAGCCCTGGCAGCGAAGCTTCCCGAAGCCGCCAATCTCTGGCGCACCGAGGAACTGCTGGACCGAGGCCTGTCCGCACGGCAGATCCTGCAGTTGACCCGGGCAGGCGTATTGGTCCGGCTCCGCCGCGGCTGCTACGTCCGCCGGTCCTTTTGGGCAAGGCTCGAAGCGGACGGTGCCTCGCGCTGCCGGATCGAGGCCTACGCCCACCGTTGCCTGACGAGCTCAACGGGCGCCTACGTGTTCAGTCACACCACGGCTGCCCGGCTCCACGGGCTCTGCTTATGGCAAGTGGGCGACACTATTCACCTCACGGTGCCGTTTCTCCCGTCGGCCGGCGGCCACGCGAACGACGTGAAGGCACATACCCGGCCGCTGGCCCCCGACGACGTCGTGCACTTGCAAGGTCATCGCGTCACGTCGCTGGCCAGAACGGCCGCGGACAGCTGCCTCGTCCTGAACTACTCCCAGGGGCTGATTCTGATGGATCATGCCCTGCGACTCGGGGCCGACCGCGGGGCACTGGAGGCGGAGTGCGCCCGGCTCCGCGGCGCGCCGGGTGTCGCGACGCTGAAAAAGGTCCTCTCCCATGCGGACCCGCTGTCCGAGTCACCGGGTGAAACCCTCGCCCGCGACCTGATCCGGAGACTTCGGCTCCCTCCGCCGGTGCTGCAGCTCGAGGTCCGGACCAGGCTGGGGACCTGCAGGCTGGACTGTGCGTGGCCGGAGAGCCGGGTCGCACTGGAGTTTGACGGCCAGCGCAAATATTTCGACTACGCGCCCACCGCCGAGGTCATCTTTGCGGAGCGGCGCCGTGAGAAAGCCCTGATGGAAATGGGCTGGAAATTCATCCGTATCGAATGGCGGGACCTGTTTCGTGAGCACGAGCTAAAAGCAAGGCTGCTGCGGTTGCTGGAGCCTTGA
- a CDS encoding SseB family protein, with protein sequence MTEQPAHLDNQPLNDLEEMLARGEQPDANPVDVILAFLNNEVYIVSSDTIEGPDSQVEPLVLANSAGKPVLAVFSHPSRVTEQYLAAAPNVLGTQGSAIIGNLGDELGMVINPGAVYGFEIDPEGVANIRRDFKPSEDEPDAPGDGSQA encoded by the coding sequence ATGACTGAACAGCCCGCACACCTGGACAACCAGCCGCTCAACGACCTCGAAGAGATGCTCGCCCGGGGGGAACAGCCGGACGCCAACCCGGTGGACGTCATCCTGGCCTTCCTGAACAACGAGGTGTACATCGTCAGCTCCGATACGATCGAGGGCCCCGATTCCCAGGTCGAGCCGCTGGTGCTGGCGAACTCCGCCGGCAAGCCGGTGCTGGCCGTCTTCTCGCACCCGAGCCGCGTCACAGAGCAGTACCTCGCCGCGGCCCCGAACGTGCTCGGCACCCAGGGCTCGGCGATCATCGGCAACCTCGGCGACGAGCTCGGCATGGTCATCAACCCCGGCGCCGTCTACGGCTTCGAAATCGATCCGGAGGGCGTGGCCAACATCCGCCGCGACTTCAAGCCCTCCGAGGACGAGCCGGACGCGCCCGGGGACGGCAGCCAGGCCTAG
- a CDS encoding Ppx/GppA phosphatase family protein: MRLGVLDIGSNTVHLLLVDAHPGARPVPFASHKRPLSLVQFLDADGSINDAGQHELIEFVLEAWEFAAKHKAEDLLAFCTSAIREATNGPAVLARVKHETTVTLRELTGSEEASMTFFAVRRWYGWGAGPMLNLDIGGGSFEMAYGEDELPELATSVPLGASRLTRDWLQEDPPSAKSVKELRRYIRSTLKPAVRDIAKLGKANHVAGTSKTFRSLARIAGAAPSGAGPYVKRELHATDLGLWAQRISAMEVEDRLNLPGVSEARAPQLLAGALVAEAALEMFEFPSLEICPWALREGLILRRLDQLVTEGPLQPAPHVAMAEEPAEPQSPGDEGPDAA; the protein is encoded by the coding sequence ATGCGTCTTGGCGTCCTCGATATCGGCTCAAACACCGTCCACCTCCTCCTGGTGGATGCCCACCCCGGCGCGCGCCCGGTCCCGTTCGCCTCGCACAAGCGGCCGCTCTCACTGGTGCAGTTCCTCGACGCGGACGGCAGCATCAACGACGCCGGCCAGCACGAGCTGATCGAGTTCGTCCTTGAAGCGTGGGAGTTCGCGGCGAAGCACAAGGCCGAGGACCTGCTGGCGTTCTGTACGTCCGCGATCCGCGAGGCCACCAACGGGCCCGCCGTCCTCGCCCGGGTCAAGCACGAAACCACTGTCACGCTGCGGGAACTGACCGGCAGCGAAGAGGCCTCAATGACGTTCTTCGCCGTCCGCCGCTGGTACGGCTGGGGCGCGGGACCCATGCTGAACCTCGACATCGGCGGCGGATCCTTCGAAATGGCCTACGGGGAAGACGAACTCCCCGAGCTTGCGACGTCGGTCCCGCTCGGCGCGAGCCGGCTCACCCGCGACTGGCTGCAGGAGGACCCGCCGTCGGCGAAAAGCGTCAAGGAGCTCCGCCGCTACATCCGAAGCACCCTGAAGCCCGCTGTCCGGGACATCGCCAAGCTCGGCAAGGCCAACCACGTGGCCGGCACCTCCAAAACGTTCCGCTCCCTGGCCCGCATCGCCGGGGCCGCCCCCAGCGGCGCCGGCCCCTACGTCAAGCGGGAACTGCACGCCACGGACCTGGGCCTCTGGGCGCAACGGATCTCCGCCATGGAAGTGGAGGACCGGTTGAACCTCCCCGGCGTCTCCGAAGCCCGCGCACCCCAGTTGCTGGCCGGCGCGCTGGTGGCGGAGGCGGCCCTGGAGATGTTTGAGTTCCCGAGCCTGGAGATTTGTCCGTGGGCCTTGCGGGAGGGGCTGATCCTCCGCCGTCTGGACCAACTGGTCACCGAGGGCCCGCTGCAGCCCGCGCCGCACGTCGCCATGGCCGAGGAGCCGGCCGAGCCGCAATCACCCGGCGATGAGGGGCCGGACGCGGCGTAA